One segment of Proteus appendicitidis DNA contains the following:
- the fabY gene encoding fatty acid biosynthesis protein FabY — protein sequence MYHLRTPKTEAEFDAYYAFRWKMLRKPLHQPEGSEKDGYDTFAHHQMVVDETGQPVAIGRLYINADNEGAIRFMAVRTDAQGKGLGTLVAMALESLARQESIKRIVCSAREESVSFFEKLGYENCGLVTGPQTTPIKHFFMKKSIESLDDILHRPDWCAELQKQWHQHIPLSEKMGLRITQYTGTRFYTTIPEAGNQNPHHTIFAGSQFSLATLTGWGLIWLLMQEHKLQGDIVLVDAHIRYRKPVSGRPAAVADMENLSGDLGRLAKGSKARIKLDVDICGDEGVGAVFSGTYIVLPSQNRQC from the coding sequence ATGTACCATTTACGAACCCCAAAAACAGAGGCAGAATTTGATGCCTATTATGCTTTTCGCTGGAAAATGCTTCGTAAACCTCTACATCAACCTGAAGGCTCTGAAAAAGACGGTTATGACACCTTTGCACATCACCAAATGGTTGTTGATGAAACAGGACAACCCGTGGCGATTGGGCGACTCTATATTAATGCCGACAATGAAGGCGCTATTCGCTTTATGGCGGTGCGTACAGATGCACAAGGTAAAGGTTTAGGCACATTAGTGGCTATGGCGCTAGAGTCGCTAGCTCGCCAAGAGAGTATAAAACGAATAGTGTGTAGTGCGCGAGAAGAGTCTGTAAGCTTCTTTGAAAAATTAGGTTATGAAAATTGTGGTTTAGTGACAGGTCCGCAAACGACACCCATTAAGCACTTTTTTATGAAAAAAAGTATTGAGTCTTTAGATGATATTCTTCATCGACCTGATTGGTGTGCGGAACTACAAAAACAATGGCATCAACATATTCCTTTAAGTGAAAAAATGGGGTTACGTATTACTCAATATACCGGAACCCGTTTTTATACCACTATCCCAGAAGCGGGAAACCAAAACCCTCACCATACTATTTTTGCCGGCAGCCAATTTTCACTCGCAACATTAACAGGTTGGGGATTGATTTGGTTATTAATGCAAGAGCACAAGTTACAAGGTGATATTGTGCTGGTGGATGCACATATTCGTTATCGCAAACCTGTATCTGGGCGTCCTGCTGCCGTTGCCGATATGGAAAATTTAAGTGGTGATTTAGGGCGATTAGCGAAGGGGAGCAAGGCTCGAATTAAGCTAGATGTTGATATTTGTGGTGATGAAGGTGTCGGTGCTGTTTTTAGTGGTACTTATATTGTTTTACCTTCACAAAATAGGCAGTGTTAA
- the dtd gene encoding D-aminoacyl-tRNA deacylase, which translates to MIALIQRVTQAKVDIAGETVGAINQGLLVLLGVEKDDNEQKAKRLCEKVCGYRIFSDENDKMNLNVQQAGGSLLVVSQFTLAAETQKGMRPGFSNGAPPELAKNLYHYFIEQCQQQGLETQTGQFAADMQITLTNDGPVTFWLQV; encoded by the coding sequence ATGATCGCGTTAATTCAACGAGTGACACAGGCAAAAGTCGATATTGCTGGTGAAACTGTCGGCGCTATTAATCAAGGCTTATTGGTTTTATTAGGTGTAGAGAAAGACGACAACGAACAGAAAGCTAAAAGATTATGTGAAAAAGTTTGTGGTTATCGCATATTTAGTGATGAAAATGACAAAATGAACCTAAATGTGCAACAAGCGGGTGGTAGTCTATTAGTTGTCTCTCAATTCACACTTGCCGCGGAAACACAAAAAGGAATGCGCCCAGGGTTTTCGAATGGTGCGCCTCCAGAATTAGCGAAAAATCTCTATCACTACTTTATTGAACAGTGTCAGCAACAAGGTTTAGAAACACAAACAGGTCAATTTGCCGCGGATATGCAAATCACACTGACTAATGACGGCCCAGTCACCTTTTGGCTGCAGGTATAA
- the yihX gene encoding glucose-1-phosphatase, whose product MLYIFDMGNVIIDIDFNRVFAVWSKLSGVPLASLKKDFTAGEVFKLHERGNITDIEFAEEINSELGMSLSFEQFAEGWQAIFIAVRPEVIDIMNKLREQGHRVVVLSNTNRLHQDYWPEHYPEIAASADFLYLSQDLGMRKPDPELFKYVLESEDVEAQDAVFFDDVKANVDAAIAVGMKGVHVIDKQTVIDYFKDYDFSLPVEE is encoded by the coding sequence ATGCTTTATATCTTTGATATGGGTAATGTGATTATTGATATCGATTTTAACCGAGTATTTGCAGTATGGAGTAAGCTGAGTGGTGTTCCATTAGCGAGCCTAAAAAAGGATTTCACAGCAGGCGAAGTGTTTAAATTACATGAGCGCGGTAATATTACAGATATCGAATTTGCTGAAGAAATTAACTCAGAACTTGGCATGAGCTTAAGCTTTGAGCAATTCGCTGAAGGATGGCAGGCTATTTTTATCGCAGTACGACCTGAAGTCATTGATATAATGAATAAACTAAGAGAACAAGGACATCGGGTTGTAGTGTTATCAAATACTAACCGTTTACACCAAGATTACTGGCCAGAACACTATCCTGAAATTGCAGCCTCTGCGGATTTTCTCTACCTGTCGCAAGATCTTGGCATGAGAAAACCTGATCCTGAACTCTTTAAGTATGTTTTAGAATCTGAAGATGTTGAAGCACAAGATGCTGTTTTTTTTGATGATGTAAAAGCCAATGTTGATGCAGCTATTGCTGTGGGTATGAAGGGTGTACATGTCATTGATAAACAGACTGTCATTGACTACTTCAAAGATTATGATTTTTCTCTCCCAGTAGAAGAATAA
- the typA gene encoding ribosome-dependent GTPase TypA, with protein sequence MPEANFVIENLRNIAIIAHVDHGKTTIVDKLLQQSGTFGERETVAERVMDSNDLERERGITILAKNTAIKWNDYRINIVDTPGHADFGGEVERVMSMVDSVLLLVDAMDGPMPQTRFVTQKAFANNLKPIVVINKVDRPGARPDWVVDQVFDLFVNLGATDEQLDFPIIYASALNGIAGTDYNDMAEDMTPLYEAIVKYVEPPKVDLEGTFQMQISQLDYNNYLGVIGIGRIKRGKVKPNQQVTIIDSEGKTRNGKVGKVLGHLGLERIEVEVAEAGDIIAITGLGELNISDTICETGAVEALPALAVDEPTVSMYFCVNTSPFCGREGKFVTSRQILDRLKKELVHNVALRVEETEDPDAFRVSGRGELHLSVLIENMRREGYELGVSRPKVIFRDIDGRKQEPFEQVTIDIEEQHQGDVMQAMGERKGEMRDMQPDGKGRVRLDYIIPSRGLIGFRTEFMTMTSGTGLLYATFSHYDDVRPGEIGRRNNGVMISNGQGKAVAYALYSLQDRGKLFVTHGAEVYEGQVIGIHTRSNDLTVNCLTGKKLTNMRASGTDEATTLTPHLKQTLEQALEFIDDDELVEVTPQSIRLRKRYLSENDRRRAYRSKD encoded by the coding sequence ATGCCTGAGGCAAATTTTGTGATCGAAAACTTGCGTAATATCGCCATCATCGCCCACGTTGACCATGGTAAAACAACTATCGTCGATAAATTACTACAGCAATCTGGTACGTTCGGCGAACGTGAAACCGTTGCTGAGCGCGTGATGGACTCAAATGATCTCGAAAGAGAGCGCGGAATTACTATTCTTGCGAAAAATACAGCGATTAAATGGAATGACTATCGTATCAATATCGTAGATACCCCAGGACACGCCGACTTCGGTGGTGAGGTAGAACGCGTTATGTCTATGGTAGACAGCGTTCTATTGCTGGTTGACGCGATGGATGGCCCAATGCCACAAACTCGTTTTGTGACACAAAAAGCGTTTGCTAACAACTTAAAACCAATTGTTGTTATCAATAAAGTTGACCGCCCTGGTGCGCGTCCAGACTGGGTTGTTGATCAGGTATTTGACCTGTTCGTAAACTTAGGTGCAACTGACGAACAACTTGATTTCCCAATTATCTATGCATCTGCATTAAACGGTATTGCGGGAACAGATTACAATGACATGGCTGAAGATATGACTCCGTTATATGAAGCTATTGTCAAATATGTAGAGCCACCGAAAGTTGATCTGGAAGGCACATTCCAGATGCAAATTTCTCAGTTGGACTACAACAACTACCTAGGTGTTATCGGTATCGGTCGTATCAAGCGCGGTAAGGTTAAACCTAACCAGCAAGTGACTATCATCGATAGCGAAGGTAAAACTCGTAACGGTAAAGTCGGTAAAGTGTTAGGTCACTTAGGCTTAGAACGTATCGAAGTTGAAGTTGCAGAAGCTGGCGATATCATCGCAATCACAGGCTTAGGTGAACTGAATATTTCTGACACGATCTGCGAAACAGGTGCTGTTGAAGCATTACCTGCATTAGCCGTTGATGAACCAACTGTTAGCATGTATTTCTGTGTTAATACTTCACCTTTCTGTGGTCGTGAAGGTAAGTTTGTGACTTCTCGTCAGATTTTAGATCGTCTGAAAAAAGAGTTAGTCCATAACGTAGCATTACGTGTAGAAGAAACTGAAGATCCAGATGCATTCCGTGTATCAGGTCGTGGTGAGCTTCACCTGTCAGTTCTGATTGAAAATATGCGTCGTGAAGGTTACGAATTAGGTGTATCTCGTCCTAAAGTTATCTTCCGTGACATTGACGGTCGTAAACAAGAGCCTTTCGAACAAGTCACTATCGATATTGAAGAACAGCACCAAGGTGATGTGATGCAAGCGATGGGTGAGCGTAAAGGTGAAATGCGTGATATGCAACCAGATGGTAAAGGACGTGTACGTTTAGACTACATTATTCCTAGCCGTGGTCTGATTGGTTTCCGTACTGAATTTATGACCATGACATCAGGTACTGGTTTACTGTATGCAACATTCAGTCACTATGATGATGTTCGTCCAGGTGAAATCGGTCGCCGTAATAACGGTGTTATGATCTCTAATGGCCAAGGTAAAGCCGTTGCTTACGCACTGTATAGCTTACAAGACCGCGGTAAATTATTTGTGACTCATGGTGCAGAAGTTTACGAAGGCCAAGTGATTGGTATTCATACTCGCTCTAATGACTTAACAGTAAACTGTTTAACGGGTAAAAAGCTGACTAACATGCGTGCTTCTGGTACAGATGAGGCGACAACGCTGACTCCACACCTGAAACAAACATTAGAACAAGCATTAGAATTTATTGATGACGATGAGTTAGTTGAAGTTACTCCGCAGTCTATTCGTCTGCGTAAGCGTTATCTGTCAGAAAACGATCGTCGTCGTGCTTACCGTAGCAAAGACTAA
- the glnA gene encoding glutamate--ammonia ligase has translation MSLEHVLSMIEEHKVRYIDLRFTDTRGKEQHLTIPAHQVNDDFFEEGKMFDGSSIGGWKGINESDMVLMPDATTAMLDPFFQDPTLIIRCDVLEPGTMQGYDRDPRSISKRAEDYLKSSGIADTVLFGPEPEFFLFDDIRFKNDISGASYAINDIEAAWNTNTKYEDGNKGHRPMVKGGYFPLPPVDSSQDIRSTMCNIMEEMGLVVEAHHHEVATAGQNEVATRFNTMTKKADETQIYKYVVQNVAHVFGKTATFMPKPLVGDNGSGMHCHMSLSKNGVNLFAGDKYGGLSEMALYYIGGIIKHARALNAFTNPTTNSYKRLVPGFEAPVMLAYSARNRSASIRIPVVASMKARRIEVRFPDPLANPYLAFAAQLMAGLDGIINKIHPGDAMDKNLYDLPPEEAKEIPTVAGSLEEALNTLNADREFLTRGGVFTDDAIDAYLELLRADVQRVRMAPHPLEFEMYYSA, from the coding sequence ATGTCCCTTGAACATGTATTATCCATGATTGAAGAACATAAAGTTAGATATATTGACTTACGTTTCACTGATACCCGCGGTAAAGAACAACATCTTACTATTCCGGCTCATCAGGTTAACGATGATTTCTTTGAAGAAGGAAAAATGTTCGATGGTTCTTCTATTGGTGGCTGGAAAGGCATTAACGAATCAGACATGGTGCTGATGCCAGATGCAACAACGGCAATGCTTGACCCATTTTTCCAAGATCCAACCCTGATCATTCGTTGTGACGTTTTAGAACCAGGCACAATGCAAGGTTATGATCGCGACCCACGCTCTATCTCAAAACGTGCTGAAGACTATTTAAAATCAAGTGGTATCGCAGACACAGTACTGTTTGGACCAGAGCCAGAGTTCTTCCTATTTGATGATATTCGTTTCAAAAACGATATTTCTGGTGCATCTTACGCTATCAACGATATTGAAGCGGCATGGAACACCAATACCAAATATGAAGACGGCAACAAAGGTCACCGCCCGATGGTTAAAGGTGGTTACTTCCCACTGCCACCCGTCGATTCATCACAAGATATTCGTTCTACCATGTGTAATATCATGGAAGAAATGGGCTTAGTTGTTGAAGCTCATCACCATGAAGTCGCAACTGCGGGTCAAAATGAAGTGGCTACTCGCTTTAATACCATGACCAAAAAAGCAGATGAAACCCAAATTTATAAATACGTGGTACAAAACGTGGCTCACGTATTTGGTAAAACAGCGACCTTTATGCCAAAACCATTAGTTGGTGATAACGGTTCAGGTATGCACTGCCATATGTCACTGTCTAAAAACGGCGTAAACCTATTTGCCGGTGATAAATACGGCGGATTATCTGAAATGGCGCTGTATTACATCGGCGGTATTATCAAACACGCTCGTGCACTAAATGCGTTTACTAACCCAACCACTAACTCTTACAAACGTTTAGTTCCGGGTTTTGAAGCCCCTGTTATGTTGGCTTACTCAGCACGTAACCGCTCTGCGTCAATTCGTATTCCTGTGGTTGCCAGCATGAAAGCACGTCGTATTGAAGTCCGTTTCCCAGATCCTTTAGCAAACCCTTATTTAGCGTTTGCGGCTCAGTTGATGGCGGGTCTTGATGGCATTATCAACAAAATTCACCCTGGTGATGCTATGGATAAAAACCTCTATGACTTGCCACCTGAAGAAGCGAAAGAGATCCCAACTGTCGCAGGTTCATTAGAAGAAGCATTAAATACATTAAATGCAGATCGTGAATTCTTAACCCGCGGCGGTGTATTTACTGATGATGCTATTGATGCTTATTTAGAATTATTACGTGCTGATGTTCAACGTGTACGTATGGCTCCGCATCCTCTTGAATTTGAAATGTATTACAGCGCTTAA
- the glnL gene encoding nitrogen regulation protein NR(II), giving the protein METADLPDNTLILDSLIHSVLVINKEFIICYANHSALQVLAQSRRKLFETPFTALFSYYSFDADLMRETLANGQSFTDNEVILVVNNQSHTMSLSAQPISEQHILLELAPMDSQRRLSQEQIQQAQQMAARELVRGLAHEIKNPLGGLRGAAQLLAKSLPDPALTEYTQVIIEQADRLRVLVDRLLGPQHPGTKTHQSIHHVVERVAQLISLECPENVTLLKDYDPSLPELSHYPDQIEQVLLNITRNALQAVEKTGGTIILRTRTAFQVTLHGERHKLVARIDVIDTGDGIPPHLQDTLFYPMVSGREGGNGLGLSIARNLVDQHAGKIEFTSWPGNTEFSIYLPIK; this is encoded by the coding sequence ATGGAAACGGCAGACTTACCTGACAACACATTAATTTTAGACTCATTGATACATTCAGTATTGGTTATCAACAAAGAGTTTATTATTTGCTACGCAAATCATTCTGCGTTACAGGTTTTAGCACAAAGCCGTCGAAAATTATTTGAAACGCCTTTCACTGCCCTTTTCAGCTATTACTCTTTTGATGCTGATTTAATGCGTGAAACATTAGCGAATGGACAAAGCTTTACCGACAATGAAGTGATATTGGTTGTAAATAACCAATCACACACAATGTCGCTCAGTGCCCAACCTATTTCCGAGCAACACATTTTGCTGGAGCTGGCGCCTATGGATAGTCAACGCCGGTTAAGCCAAGAGCAGATACAACAAGCACAGCAAATGGCAGCAAGGGAATTGGTTAGGGGGCTGGCACATGAAATTAAAAATCCGTTGGGGGGATTACGAGGCGCGGCTCAATTGCTAGCCAAATCCTTACCAGATCCAGCTTTAACGGAATATACGCAAGTTATTATTGAACAAGCTGATCGCCTACGTGTATTGGTGGACAGATTACTCGGTCCCCAACATCCAGGGACAAAAACCCACCAGAGTATTCACCATGTTGTTGAACGCGTTGCTCAGCTTATTTCGCTTGAATGCCCTGAAAATGTCACCTTACTAAAAGATTACGATCCCAGTTTACCTGAGTTATCACATTACCCAGATCAAATAGAACAAGTACTGCTAAATATTACACGCAATGCCTTACAAGCCGTTGAAAAAACCGGCGGAACCATTATTTTGCGTACCCGTACGGCTTTTCAGGTCACGCTTCATGGTGAGCGCCACAAACTTGTTGCCCGTATAGATGTGATTGATACCGGTGATGGTATTCCTCCTCATCTACAAGATACACTTTTTTACCCCATGGTGAGTGGTAGAGAAGGCGGTAATGGGTTGGGGCTTTCTATTGCGCGTAATTTAGTGGATCAACATGCAGGCAAAATTGAATTTACCAGTTGGCCTGGAAATACTGAGTTTTCTATTTATTTACCAATTAAGTAG
- the glnG gene encoding nitrogen regulation protein NR(I), with translation MQKGNVWVVDDDSSIRWVLERAISREGMSCKAFEHANDVLNALNTEIPDVLLSDIRMPDMDGLSLLKIIKEQYPTLPVIIMTAHSDLDAAVNAYQQGAFDYLPKPFDIDETLALIDRAITHYREQKQPNTDETLLQSVTDMIGEAPAMQEVYRIIGRLSRSSISVLINGESGTGKELVAHALHRHSPRASSPFIALNMAAIPKDLIESELFGHEKGAFTGASQVRQGRFEQANGGSLFLDEIGDMPLDIQTRLLRVLAEGQFYRVGGYAPVKVDVRIIAATHQDLEKRVQAGDFREDLYHRLNVIRIQLPPLRDRTEDIPSLARYFLQKTAKELGVEAKVLHQQSLQIMMEYSWSGNVRQLENVCRWLTVMTASQEIMPQDLPQEIRQPDEKAKNINRIASSQHWSQHLSSWADETLGEGKENILADALPQFERTLLLSALAYTQGHKQDAARLLGWGRNTLTRKLKELGIEEY, from the coding sequence ATGCAAAAAGGAAATGTATGGGTTGTTGATGATGACAGCTCTATTCGCTGGGTACTTGAACGTGCCATTTCTCGTGAAGGCATGTCTTGTAAAGCCTTTGAGCATGCGAATGATGTGCTTAATGCACTCAATACAGAAATACCTGATGTGTTGTTATCAGACATTCGTATGCCTGATATGGATGGTTTATCTCTTTTAAAAATAATTAAAGAACAATACCCAACTCTGCCCGTTATTATTATGACGGCGCATTCTGATCTCGATGCTGCCGTTAATGCCTATCAACAAGGGGCATTTGATTACTTACCAAAGCCGTTCGATATCGACGAAACATTGGCATTAATTGACCGCGCCATTACGCATTATCGCGAACAAAAACAACCCAATACCGATGAAACCTTGCTGCAATCAGTGACAGATATGATTGGCGAAGCACCTGCAATGCAAGAGGTTTACCGTATTATTGGTCGGCTTTCTCGCTCCTCAATTAGTGTACTTATTAATGGGGAATCGGGTACAGGAAAAGAGTTAGTGGCACATGCATTACATCGCCATAGCCCAAGAGCGTCCTCTCCTTTTATCGCGCTAAATATGGCGGCAATTCCTAAAGACTTGATTGAATCAGAGCTTTTTGGTCATGAAAAGGGGGCATTTACAGGCGCCTCTCAAGTACGCCAAGGTCGATTTGAACAAGCGAATGGCGGTTCACTGTTTCTTGATGAAATTGGTGATATGCCTCTTGATATTCAAACACGTTTACTGCGAGTTCTGGCTGAAGGACAATTTTATCGTGTAGGCGGTTATGCCCCTGTAAAAGTCGATGTGCGTATTATCGCCGCAACTCATCAAGACTTAGAAAAGCGAGTTCAAGCCGGTGATTTTCGTGAAGATCTCTATCATCGTCTCAATGTTATACGTATTCAGTTGCCACCATTGCGCGATAGAACTGAAGATATTCCCAGTTTAGCGCGCTATTTTCTACAAAAAACAGCAAAAGAATTGGGCGTCGAAGCCAAAGTTCTTCATCAGCAAAGTTTACAAATAATGATGGAATATAGCTGGTCAGGTAACGTCAGACAATTAGAGAATGTGTGTCGCTGGTTAACGGTAATGACGGCAAGCCAAGAGATTATGCCTCAAGATTTACCACAAGAAATTCGCCAGCCTGATGAGAAAGCCAAAAATATCAATCGAATTGCATCTTCTCAACATTGGTCACAACATCTTTCATCATGGGCAGATGAAACATTAGGAGAAGGGAAAGAAAATATCTTAGCAGATGCACTGCCTCAATTTGAACGCACACTATTACTCAGTGCCTTGGCATATACGCAAGGGCATAAACAAGATGCAGCAAGATTATTAGGTTGGGGAAGAAATACATTAACCCGCAAATTAAAAGAGTTAGGGATAGAGGAATATTGA
- the hemN gene encoding oxygen-independent coproporphyrinogen III oxidase: MSEQTIIWDLDLIHKYNYSGPRYTSYPTALEFNQQYGDDDFIKATQRYLERPLSLYIHIPFCHKLCYFCGCNKIITRHKHKADEYLDVLEKEIINRARYFKDRKVTQMHWGGGTPTFLDKQQISRLVSLLRHHFHFVDNAELSIEIDPREIELDVIDHLRHEGFNRLSMGVQDFNKEVQQKVNREQDEAFIFALVERAREVGFHSTSIDLIYGLPKQTKESFAFTLKRVIELSPDRLSVFNYAHLPNLFAAQRKIKDEDLPLAEEKLEILQETISTLTTNGYQFIGMDHFAKPDDELAVAQRKGILHRNFQGYTTHEECDLLGMGVSAISMLGDNYAQNEKVLKEYYARVNREGNALWRGLSLTNDDCIRRDVIKTLICNFSLRFSDIEKMHNIVFHDYFKEDLELLVPMKDDGLVEITVEGIQVTPRGRLLIRNICMCFDTYLRNQMRQRQFSRVI; the protein is encoded by the coding sequence ATGTCAGAACAAACAATTATTTGGGATCTTGACCTGATCCATAAGTATAACTATTCAGGTCCTCGCTATACATCATACCCAACAGCATTAGAATTTAATCAGCAATATGGCGATGATGATTTTATCAAAGCGACTCAACGCTATCTTGAGCGCCCTTTATCGCTTTATATTCATATTCCTTTCTGCCATAAGCTGTGCTATTTCTGCGGCTGTAATAAAATTATTACTCGCCATAAACATAAAGCAGATGAATATCTTGATGTTTTAGAAAAAGAAATTATTAACAGAGCGCGCTATTTTAAAGACAGAAAAGTGACTCAAATGCATTGGGGCGGGGGGACACCGACTTTTCTGGATAAACAACAAATTAGCCGATTGGTTTCGCTATTACGCCACCATTTTCATTTTGTTGATAATGCAGAACTCTCTATTGAGATTGATCCTCGTGAAATTGAGTTAGATGTTATCGACCATCTACGTCATGAAGGATTTAATCGCCTGAGTATGGGGGTGCAAGATTTCAATAAAGAAGTGCAACAAAAAGTAAATCGTGAGCAAGATGAAGCATTTATTTTTGCATTGGTAGAGCGTGCGCGTGAAGTGGGTTTTCACTCCACCAGCATTGACTTAATTTATGGCTTACCTAAGCAGACCAAAGAGAGTTTTGCCTTTACATTAAAACGTGTTATTGAGCTATCACCAGATAGATTGAGTGTTTTCAATTATGCGCACTTACCTAATTTATTCGCGGCTCAGCGTAAAATTAAAGATGAAGATCTCCCTTTAGCAGAAGAAAAATTAGAAATATTACAAGAAACAATTTCTACGCTGACAACAAACGGCTATCAGTTTATTGGTATGGATCACTTTGCTAAACCGGATGATGAATTAGCGGTTGCTCAACGTAAAGGTATTTTGCACCGTAATTTCCAAGGCTATACCACTCATGAAGAGTGTGATTTATTAGGCATGGGAGTTTCTGCAATAAGTATGTTAGGTGATAACTATGCGCAGAATGAAAAAGTATTGAAAGAGTATTATGCGCGAGTTAATCGTGAAGGAAATGCGCTATGGCGCGGTTTATCTCTGACTAATGATGATTGTATTCGCCGTGATGTAATTAAAACCTTAATTTGTAATTTTAGTCTGCGTTTTTCTGATATTGAAAAAATGCACAATATTGTCTTCCATGACTATTTTAAAGAAGATTTAGAATTACTTGTGCCAATGAAGGATGACGGTTTAGTTGAAATAACAGTAGAGGGCATTCAAGTTACACCACGAGGACGTTTGCTTATTCGTAATATTTGTATGTGTTTCGATACCTATTTACGAAATCAAATGCGCCAACGTCAATTCTCGCGTGTTATTTAA
- a CDS encoding DUF799 domain-containing protein — translation MSRLFALICLAFALVLTGCAQPVKTDYTAFKQSKPKSILVLVPQNHTTEVSAGHSFLSQVTYPLAEAGYYVFPVAVVEETFKQNGLSMAGDIHAVSPNKLREIFGADAVLYLDITEFGTSYQIISSDTRVTVTAKLVDLRNGGVLWSSSATASSTETDGSSGSLIGMLVSAVVNQIVNTVSDKSYQIAGITSIRLLSAGKANGILYGPRSPSYGKDAE, via the coding sequence ATGAGTCGATTATTCGCTTTAATTTGCTTGGCTTTTGCGTTGGTATTAACGGGATGCGCCCAGCCTGTTAAAACAGATTACACTGCATTTAAACAGAGTAAACCAAAAAGTATTTTAGTCTTAGTGCCGCAAAACCACACAACGGAAGTTAGCGCGGGGCACAGCTTCTTATCTCAAGTAACATATCCTTTGGCAGAAGCGGGATATTATGTTTTCCCTGTTGCTGTTGTTGAAGAAACATTTAAGCAAAATGGTTTATCCATGGCAGGGGATATTCATGCAGTAAGCCCTAATAAACTTCGTGAAATCTTTGGTGCTGATGCTGTTTTATACTTAGATATCACAGAGTTTGGAACGTCATATCAAATTATTTCTAGTGATACGCGAGTGACTGTTACTGCTAAGCTTGTTGATCTTCGTAATGGTGGCGTGTTGTGGAGTAGTTCTGCAACGGCATCAAGTACAGAAACAGACGGCTCTTCAGGTAGTTTAATAGGGATGCTGGTTTCAGCCGTTGTGAATCAAATTGTGAATACTGTATCAGACAAAAGCTACCAAATTGCAGGCATAACCAGTATACGTTTACTTTCAGCAGGAAAGGCGAACGGTATTCTATATGGTCCACGCTCTCCTAGTTATGGTAAAGATGCAGAATAA
- a CDS encoding DUF4810 domain-containing protein, whose translation MSKPLISLVLGALLLTGCASGPKPLYNWDSYQQVVYQHYQQSESDPQAQIDALKKSIELSRAKSLGIPPGLHAHLGMLYGATGALDLAMAEFNEEKVLYPESAEFMDRLMKNKGMQK comes from the coding sequence ATGTCTAAACCATTAATAAGCCTTGTTTTGGGGGCATTATTACTGACAGGCTGTGCAAGTGGCCCGAAACCACTTTATAACTGGGACAGTTATCAACAAGTGGTATATCAGCACTATCAACAAAGTGAAAGTGATCCTCAAGCACAAATTGATGCATTGAAGAAAAGTATAGAGCTTTCTCGCGCTAAATCATTAGGTATTCCACCAGGATTACATGCGCATTTAGGGATGTTATATGGTGCGACGGGTGCATTAGATTTAGCAATGGCAGAATTTAATGAAGAAAAAGTACTTTACCCTGAATCAGCGGAATTTATGGATCGCCTGATGAAAAATAAAGGAATGCAAAAATGA